Below is a window of Oceaniferula flava DNA.
CCTCGGGTCGTTTTGTAATGGCAATGAGTGAAAATACTCATATTGTATGAATCATCCACTCGCTGGATTATTCCAACAAATATCATCCGCTATGACCATCCTATACATTATTCTCGCGATCCTCGTCGGTGTTGTTCTCATTGCTGTGTTCTGGGCAATGGGAACTTACAACGGCTTAGTCAAACTTCGCAACCGCTACCGCAATGCCTTTTCCCAAATCGACGTGCAGCTGAAGCGTCGGCACGACCTCATCCCGAACTTGGTGGAAACTGCCAAGGGGTTCATGAAACATGAACGTGAAACGCTCGAGGCTGTGATCGAAGCTCGGAATATGGCCAGCAGCGCACGCAAGGATGCCAGCACCGAGGACGCCGAATCGATGGGCGCTCTGATGGCTGCCGAAGGCGGACTGGGCAATGCCTTGGGGCGCTTGTTTGCGCTGTCCGAAGCCTATCCGGATATCAAGAGCAACGCCAATATGATGCAGCTAAGCGAGGAGCTGACATCGACCGAAAACAAGGTCGCTTTTTCCCGTCAGGCATACAACGACGCGGTGACGGAATACAACACCCGCACCGAGGTGTTTCCAGCCAGTGTCATTGCCGGAACGTTTAATTTTGGCCAGGCGACCCT
It encodes the following:
- a CDS encoding LemA family protein, with protein sequence MTILYIILAILVGVVLIAVFWAMGTYNGLVKLRNRYRNAFSQIDVQLKRRHDLIPNLVETAKGFMKHERETLEAVIEARNMASSARKDASTEDAESMGALMAAEGGLGNALGRLFALSEAYPDIKSNANMMQLSEELTSTENKVAFSRQAYNDAVTEYNTRTEVFPASVIAGTFNFGQATLFEVASESERDPVKVEF